The DNA sequence CGGACGCGACCGGTGGACGGCCGGGCAGCACCCGCCAGTGGTACAGCAGCGGAAACGACTCCGACTCACCGGCGAGGACCCCCTCGGTGACGACCATGTTCGCGGCCAGCTCACGCCAGGCGCCGAAGCCCGGGCCGCCGATGCCGTACTGGCAGTAGGCCGGCAGGTCGAACAGGTTCGCCGTGCTGTGCGGATGGGCCAGCTCCCGGTCGGTGATCGGGATCCGTTTGGCGAACACCGGCACGCCGTCGACGTCGAACACCGAGGAACTGCCGCCCACGCCCACGGCGCTGGTGGGCACGGCATGAAGGAACGCCGCCAACTCGTCGTCACTGCGGGCGGCGAGCGAGGCCGAAACGCGATCATGGTGGAAACGTCGGGTGGTGAGCATCGCATCCCATCATGCCCTCGGGCCACGGCCGCTCAACGCCGACGCCAACGTCCGGGCGGTGCGGCCGTGGCGGCACGCAACGCGGCTCGGCCCGACCAGTTCTACTTGCCCCAGCACATCCGGGCTGGCATCATTCCGGCCATGATCGACAGAATCGAGTCCTCCGTCCGCCGGTGAGCGTGACGGCCGAGCCTGGATCGCTCGGATCCCAGACCACCCTGTTCGAGCACGCTCTGCGTCTACACCAGCAAGATCCTGACGGTATCCTGCCGCATGACGGCGAGCCGTATTTGGACAACGCACTCCACCACAGCCGGCAGCGACCGCAGACCCGGAACGATCGGCGACTCGACGGCGCCGGCGTGGCCGCCATACTCGACCGGCACTTCGGTAAGGCCGCCGCGGGACCGAGCGAACTCGCCGACGCGTTCCACGACGTCCATGTTCCGATCCACTGGAACACGCACATTGCCGCCGCCGCGTTCCGTGCGGACCGGCATCGGGTGCGGCAGACCGGTCGGTGGCTGGTGCGGCACGGCATTGAGCGATGCGCCGTTACCGTCGGCCTGGCGCTGCTGGCCACGGACCGGGCCGAGGAAGACATCCCGCTGATCCAGACCATCGGCCTGCTGTCGGAGAGATTCGGGCCGTTGGCCGCCGAGGCGCTGCAGCGACGCCGCGGGGGCGGGCCGGCGTTGTTGTGGCTGGCCCAGCGTGTTGCCGGCTGGGGCCGGGTCTACGTCGTGGAGGCGCTCTGTCGACGGAGCGACGATGCCTCGCGTCGGTGGCTGCTGCGCCACGCCTGCGACGGCGACTTCCTCAACGGCTACTACGCCGGTCAGGTCGCGACCGCGGCCCACCTGCACGAAGCGATCGTGGGTACCGAGGTCGACGATGCCCTGGTCGACCACACCGGCCGACTGCTGAAGACCATGGCGGACTGCGGCGGCATGGGCATGACCCTCGAGCGGTATCCGCCGGCGCCGATCGTCCTCGCTGCGCACGCGGCGCACCTTGCCCGGCAGGCGCCGACCGTTCACAGGTACGCCGACGCCGCGGTCATCGCCGACCATCTGGCGGGCAAGGCTCCGCAGCGATGTGGATGCACCACCGAACAGCGTGACCGCATCGTGCGGCAGTACCTGGCGGTGCTCGACCGGCCGGACTGGTGTGACACGGTCCGCGCCGGCCTCGACTCCGACAGCGGGTTCTTCGCCTGGTTCGCCGACAACGTCGCGGCACGGCTACGCCTACGAGCGTTCACCGAACCGACCGGTGACGACCAATGAACTCCCCCGCCGACTGCTGGGGGCGGGGGCACGTCCGGGACCTGACGAGGAGGCGCCTCTGATCACCGCGCTGATGCGACCCGTCGCACCGGCGGTACTGCGTCTCCTGCTCGCGTACGGTGCGGACGCCGACCAGCGGCGTTCCGACGCCACACCGGCAATCGTCGTGGCGGCCCGGCGCGAGCCAGTAGAGGATCCGCCGCGCGATCGCGACGAGCGTGTCCCGTAACTGCCGTCAGGGCTCTGGTAGCCGGTCGAGCGCCCGGCGGAGGAACGCGTCGCGGCGCCTGTTGAGGGTGTCGGCGGTGAGGTCGCGTCTGCCCTGGTCGTGGATGGCGGGGGCGAACACGGCCAGGTCGCCCGGCATGTTGAGCGCGGTGATCGCGTCCCAGAAAGCAACGTCGCGCGCCGATTCCCCCGTCGCGCGTTCCCATCCGGCCAGGACCTGTTCCGCCGCTCCGCGGCCGAACATGAGCGCCGCGTCCAGGCGCAGCGAGCACAGGTCGATGCCGTTGTGGCCGACCCCGGCCATGTCCCAGTCGACGATGCCGGTGAGCGTGTCGCCGGCCCACAACATGTTGCCCTGCCAGAGGTCACCGTGCACGAGCACCTGCCGGCCCGTCGGAATCGGAAGCCGGTTGACGTGCGCGTCGGCCGATTGCAGCAGTGGTGTGGTGTGGTCGCGGCCGAGCCGGCGCTGCCGGGCGAAGTCGCTGGCCGGGATCGGGCGGGTGCGTACGGGCAGGTCCGGCGACGGGACGGCGGGAACGTCGTAGAGCGCGGCGGCCGCGGCGCCCAGGGCGCGGAGCCGTCGCGGTGTCGGCTCGACCGGAATCGTGCTGCTGCCGGGCACGACGGTCTCGAGTACGGTGCGCGTGCCGGTTCCGCTTTCGCCGCTGTCGGACCCGAGGATCGTCGGCGCCCCGACCCGGTGTTCCTCGGCCACGCGCAGCGCCGCGATCTCGGTGGCGAAGCCGGCCGGATCGTCCCGGTCGGCCACCTTGAGCACCGCCTCGCTCGTGCGCCCGTCGTGCCGGATCCGGAGCAGCCACGGGTTGCCGCCCTCGCGCAGTCCTTTGACCACTGCCACTGTCGCCTGTTCGGCCAGCTGCCGGGTGGCCCAGGCGAGCATGGCGGCGGTGGGCTCCGGGCGGCTCATGTTCGAAGCCTGTGCCCGTTCAGGCTACGAGTAGGCGGAGGCCGAGCTCTGCCGCGTCGAGGGCGACGAGATCGCGGTTGCGGTCGGCCCATCGGCCTGACGAAAGGTCTGCGTGGAGTCGGGTCACTGCCCGCTGCTCGGCCTCGGGCCCGACTCTGGTCCATACCGACACCGCGCGGCGCACATGTTCGTCCAGGTAGGCCTCGGGCCGGCGCCAGTAGGCCTCGAAGAAGCCGTCGGCGCAGTCCCACGGGATGAGTACCGGCTCCGCGCGTCCACCGATCGCGCGGGTCAGCTCGGCCAGGGAAGGCCAGCCGACGAGAAGGTTGGCGAACTCGGGCAGGTAGTCGCGGGTGAGCCAGAAGCGTTGCCGCCAGCCGGTGTCATCGGCGTCGTACGTGAACACGACCACGCGGCGGGCCACCCGCCGCATCTCGCGCAGCCCGGCGACCGGGTCCGGCCAGTGATGGACGGTGCTGACCGCCATCGCGGCGTCGAAGGACCCGTCCTCGAACGGCAGGTTCTCCGCGGCGGCGGCCACGCACGGCGCCGCGCCCGCGGGACGCTGCGCCCGCATGACCGCCGACGGTTCCACCGCCGTGACGTCGCGGTCCGGGGGCTCGTACGAGCCGGTGCCGGCCCCGACGTTCAGTACCGTCCGGGCGTCCCCCAGCGCATCCCAGATGCGCGCGGCGATCCGCGGCTCGGTACGCCGCGTCGCCGGGTAGGCGGATCCGATGGCGTCGTACAGCTGTGCGCCGAACACTCTCAACTGCTCCTCCGGTGTCGTCCTGAGCCCCATTGCCCGTGCCTCGAGTTCCCGGTCGATGGCCGTCACCATGGCGGCGGCACGGTCGCGCTGGTCCAGCAGCAGGCCGCGCAATCGGCGTAGGTGCGCGACCGCATCGGTGGCCGGGTCGTCGACCAGATCCGCGATCTCGCGCAATCCGAAGCCCAGCCGCCGGTAGGCGAGCACCTCCCGCAGTCGTTCCACGTCATCCGCGGAGTAGGCCCGATGCCCGGCTGCGGTCCGCGTGGACGGCTGCAGAAGGCCGATCTCGTCGTAGTGATGCAGCGTGCGGACGGTCACGTCGGCCAGTTCGGCGACCCGCCCCACGGTCAGGTGCTCCTCCACGCCACCGACTATGTGGCATGACGCCACGTGAGGAACAAGGCTCGGCGCGACCGAGGTTCGGCTTATCGGCTCCGAGTGCCCTACCGGCCTCGCCGCTTTTGCGGACGTCTGAGATCAGGTCGATCAGGCGTCGGTCCGACCCACCTCTCGGCCCGGCGGTTCGAGGAGGCGTTGCAGCAGCAACAAGCCGCTCTTGAGGTCGGCGCTTCCGTCGAGCAGCCACTGGGTGCTGAGGCCGTCGGCCGCCGCGAGGACGAGCGAGGCCGCCTCGTCCAGGGGGATGTCCGACCGTACGCTTCCCGCCGCCCGGCCTTCCTCGAGAAGGCTCACGATCGTTCGCCTGAGATCGGCGTACCGCTCGGAGAAGTGTGCCCGTGAGTGGTCGTTGCCGGCCTCCAGCGCATGGGCCACCATGCTGTTCAGCAGGGCCATCAGCCCCGGCACCCGCATGCTGTGCTCGGTCGATCGGTGGATCAGGTCGACGAAGGTGTCGTCGTCCTCGGACGGGGCGTCGAGGAAGCGGCGGTCGTGCTCCCGCAGGACCTCGATGAAGAGCTGTTCACGGGTGCCGAAGTGGTGCTTGAGCACCGGATGTGTCACGCCGATCGCCTCGCCGATGGCACGTAGCGAGGTGCCTTCGAATCCCAGCCTGTCGTAGACCGTCAGCACCTCGTCGATGATCTGCTGCCGGCGCGCGAGTCCCTTCGAGTACGGCCCCCGCTTCGGCGAGCCCTCCGGTCGGGTGGGTCGGGTGCCCCGGGGGGCCTGGTCGGTCATGGCATACCTCCAGAGCGGTCGTCGGGCCGGTGGAGCGTGGCCTGCCCGATCCTATGACTACGACCACGAAAATATCCGGCCGGATATTTTCATGCTACGGTCTGCTGAACGACGGATCGCGTCGCCACCCCCAAATCCGAGGGAAGTGACCAGATGGATGCCACCCAAGGTCCGACGACCGCCCCGGCCAGCCGACCCCCGACGAGGGAGCCCCACCAGCCAGGCCCGGAAGCGCGTCCGTCCGGACACGTCGACCTCCTCTCGAATCGCCCCGCCGCGAACGAGCCCCTCGCCGCCGAGCCGACCGCGCGGGTGCCGCACCCGCCCGCCGAAGCCGAGGGAGCGCCCACCCCCGGACCCGGTCGCCGACGCACGGGAGGCAAGGGCATGGCCTGGCAGTTGTTCAGGCTCGGACGCTGGTCGTTCCGACACCGGTGGACCGTGACGGGAATCTGGGTCCTCCTGCTCCTCGTCGTCGCTCTCGGGGCGGCGACCCTGTCGGGCAAGACGAACGACAGCTTCGAGTTGTCCGGTATCGAGTCGACGCAGGCCTTCGACCTGATCAGGGACCGCGATCCCACGGCCGCACCGGAAGGCGCCACGGCGCGGGTGGTGTTCCAGGCACCGAACGGCGAGTCACTGGCGGACCCGGCCAACCAACAGGCCGTGGCCGACGCGCTCGAGGCGCTGAGGACGGGCGGCGTCGTGTCGATCCTCGACCCGTTCGCCGCGGGAACGATCACCGAGGACGGGCGTACCGGCTACGCCTCGGTCAGCTACGCCCGAAGCGCGGTCGATCTGTCGCAGGCGGACCGGGAGGCCCTCGAGGCTGCCCGTGACGTCGCCGAGGAGGCGGGGCTGACGGCCACCATCGGCGGCGACGTGCTCGGTGTGGAGATCGGCGGTGCCATGGCCGAACTGATCGGCATCGCCATCGCCTTCGTGGTGCTGGCCCTCACTCTCGGGTCGCTCGTCGCGGCCGGGATGCCGCTGCTGACCGCACTGGTCGGCGTCGGCATCGGGATCACCGCCATCGCCACCCTGAGCGGGTTCGTCGAGCTCGGCACCACGACCCCCGCGCTCGGCACGATGCTCGGGCTGGCGGTCGGCATCGACTACGCGCTGTTCATCCTGTCCCGCTACCAGGCCGAGGTACGCGCAGGCCGCCCGCTGGAGGAGGCGGCGGGCCGCGCCGTGGGCACCGCGGGCTCGGCGGTGGTGTTCGCCGGCCTCACCGTCGTCATCGCACTCGTCGGCCTCGCCGTGTGCGGCATCGGATTCCTCACCGAGATGGGGCTGGGCGCGGCGTTCACCGTCGCCCTCGCCGTACTCATCGCGCTCACCCTGCTGCCCGCACTGCTCGGTTTCGCCGGAACCCGCGTCACGAAGCGACGTCCGCGCGTCGGGAGCAGGCACACCGCCACCGACGCCGAACCGAACCCCGGCGAGCCGCGCACTCTCGGGCGCCGTTGGGTCGAGGGTCTCGCCCGGTTCCGCTGGCCCGCGCTCGTGGCGGGGATCGCGGCCGCCGCCCTGGCCGCCATCCCGGTGGCCTCCCTGCAGCTCGCGCTGCCCGACGACAGCACCAAGCCCGCGGGCAGTGACGTACGCGTCGCCTACGAACTCATCGACGAGCACTTCGGTGCCGGAGCCAACGGGCCGCTGCTCGTCGTGATCGACACCAGGGAAGCCCCGGACCCGGCCGCCGCGGTCGCGACCGCCACCGAGAGGCTGCAGACGCTGGCGACCCGGAACGACTCCAACATCGTCGCCGTGATCCCGGCCGTCACCAGCGACAGCCCGCAGGCGCGGCAGGCCTACCTGCAGCAACTCGACACGGTGCAGTTCGCGACGCTCACGGTGATCCCGCACTCCGGACCGGCGGAGCAGTCGACCAAGGACCTCGTCGCGGACATCCGGGACACGCTGTCGGACCTGCCGGACCACGGCGGAGCCCGGGCGCTGGTCACCGGCGTCACCGCGATCGGCGTCGACATCTCCAACGAACTGACCGAGGTGTTCCCGCTCTACCTCGCCGTCGTCGTGGGGCTGGCCTTCCTCCTGCTCATCGCGGTGTTCCGCTCCATCTGGGTGCCCGTGAAGGCCGCGGTCGGCTTCCTGTTCTCCGTCGGCGCCTCCCTGGGGGCAACCGTCGCGGTCTTCCAGTGGGGCTGGCTCAACGAACTCGTCGGTCTCGACGCCACCGGTCCCGTGCTGTTCCTGCTGCCGATCCTGCTCACCGGAATCCTGTTCGGCCTGGCGATGGACTACGAGGTCTTCCTCGTCACGCGCATGCGGGAGGCATACGTCCACGGCACACCGGCGCGCCAGGCGGTCATCGACGGGTTCACCCACAGCGCCCGCGTCGTGGCCGCCGCCGCCCTCATCATGGTCGGCGTGTTCGCGGGCTTCACCCTCACCGACGACATCATCCTCAAGACCATCGGCTTCGCCCTCGCCATCGGCGTCCTCGTCGACGCGTTCCTGGTCCGCATGCTCATCGTGCCCGCCACCATGTTCATCCTCGGCCGCCGAATCTGGTGGATGCCCCGCTGGATGAGCAAGATCGTGCCGACCCTGGACGTCGAAGGCGAGGCACTCGCGAAGCACCTCGCGCCACGCTAGCCACCGACCGGTGCCTGCCCCGACGTAGGCACGTCCACGCCCTGGCCGAGTCGTTCGCCACCTCGGCCAGGGCGTGGACACGAAGCCACGCGGTGGGCGCGCGTCCCCGCGTTTCGCCCGGTCCGATACCCGGCGGGCTCGTCCGAGACTTTTCCGCCGCTGCGGGAACTGTCGACCGGATGCCGCGAATCCGGGGTCTTCTTACTCATCCGTGGGTGGGTTGGGGCAGGGTGGGTGGTCGTGTCCGGCCGGGTAGGGTCGGTCGGTGTCCTCCGAGGCTGAGCAGGGCCATCGAGATGAGCGCGTCGATGTTGCGGAAGCCGTACGCCATCCGGATGATCAGGCGGATCTTGGCGTTGGTGCTTTCGACCAGGGCGTTGGACAGGCCGTGGTCCAGTGCCGCGTCGATCGCGTCGCGGTGCCGGACGATCCGTCGTGACAGGTCGACGAACGCCGGGATCCGGCAGCGTCGGGCCCAACTGATCCATCGGTCGATCGCTTCCCTGCCCGCCTGGCCCTTGACCGTGAACGCATATCGCAGGCCCTCCTTGAGTAGGTAGGCACGGTGTAGACGCGAATCGGTCCGGGCGATCCACGCCAGTTGGGCGGTCTGCTTCTGGGTTAGGTTCTCCGGGTTCTTCCACAACGCCCACCGGCAGCGTTTCAACTCCGCTGACACACCCCGCCCACCCGGCCCGCCCTTCGCCGGACCCCGGACCCGGCCCACGGCGTTGTTCCACGCCTGCCTACGCACCACGTCCAACGCGTCCACAGCCCAGGCGACCACATGGAACGGATCAGCACACCGCACCGCCTGCGGACACCGCCTGGCCACCACCCGTGCGATCCACGGCGCCCCATCAGCCGACACCAACCGCAACGCCGCACACCGCCGCGGACCCAGCAGATCGAAGAACAGGTTCAACGTCGCCTCGTGACGGCCCGGATGAACCCACAACAACCGGCCACTGTCATGGTCAACCACGACCGTCAGATACTTCTCACCCCGCCGGTACGAAATCTCATCGATCCCGATCCGGGTCAACCCCGCAAACCGATCCACCGCACCACCGGTGTCAGCCCACACCCGCGCCACGATCGCGCCGACCGTCGACCACGCCACCCGCATCAACTGCCGCACCGCCGACTTCGACGCCACCGTCGCAAGCCACGCCACCATCTCGTCAAACGCCAACGTGTGACCCACCCCGTGCCGTGCCCACGGCACCGCCGCCACCACCACCCCATGCACCCGACACGACACCCTCGGCGCATCCGCCTCGATCACCACCCGAACCGTCCCCAGATCCGGCGCCCTCCACCGACGCCGCCCCTCACCCGGTCATAACCCACACACCGCCGCCGACACACCCCACACCGAGACCTCGCCCCCGCATGCAACCGCACATGCGCCACCACGAACCCGCCCCCATCACCCCCTCCTCAGACCACTCCACCCGCTCCACCACCGCCCGCTCAACCCCGAGCAACCGTTGCCATACCCTGACACCACGCATGCCGTTCCCCGATCCCTGGAACTCGACCCTCGACAAGCCGAGAACCTAGACCGGGAACGGCATGCGCCACACACACCACACCAAACACACCCACAGATAAGCGCGAAGACCCGAATCCGCTGTCCCGTTGCCGGACTGGACGACTGCTGTTCACCCTCCGGTGCCGCCTACTGTGCGGTAGGGCCGCGATGGTGTGGGGCGACGTGCCCACTGACCTGGCTGGTCGGTGGACGCACGCACTGACGAGTGCGAGGCGCTCGTTTACCGTGCAAGGGAGATTCGAACCGTGCCTGTCCCTCGATCGACGCGCCGTTTCAGAGCATGGGGGGTGGCCATCTCGATGGCGGTCGCCCTCACCGCGACGGCGCTCGTTGCCCGGCCACATGCCGCCGCGGCCGAGACCCCACTTCCCGCGACCGAAATCCCGTCGCAGATCTCGATGCTGTACGGCCCGGAGGGATCCGGGCCGGTGTCGATGCGCTTCGCGTGGGTGACCGACCCGGACGTCACCAGGTCGGTGGTGGAGTACGCGACGAAGGCGTCGTACGACGCGACCGGCAGGCTCGACCAGCGCGTCGAGGGCCGCTGGGAGCGTGCCGACATCAACGTGACCACCAGCCAGCCGATCAACGGCCACAAGGTCGAGGTCGAGGGGCTGGCCCCGGGCACGGAGTACGTCTACCGGGTCGGCGACGGCGGCTCGCTGGTCAGCGAGGTCGCCTCGTTCACCACGCGGGAGACGAACGTCGAGGAGTTCTCCTTCCACTGGTACACCGACCCGCAGATGAACGACTACGAGGGCTATGTGGAGACCCTGGTCCCGGCGATGGATCGGGCCTTCGCCGAGGTCCCCGACCCGGCGTTCATGCTGTTCACCGGCGACCAGGTCAACAACAGCTACAAGTCCGAGCAGTGGGACGGCTTCTTCAAGGCGCTGGAGCCCCGGACGGCGAGCACCCCGACGTACTTCACGATCGGCAACCACGAGTACGAGGGCAATCCCGGCGACGGCTACCTCGACTGGGAGTCGCCCGACCCGTACTTCACCAACTTCGCGGCCCGTACCAACGTCCCGGCGAACGGCCCGGCCTACTTCGGTGCCGCCGGCGGCCGGCCGACCGCGGTCGGCGAGGTGGCCAAGACGCTGCGTGACACCGCCTACTACTTCGAGCACGGCGATGCCCTGTTCGTGGTGCTCAACCAGTTCGACCAGCTGACGCTGTCGGAGCTGCGGCCGCAACTGGACTGGCTGAAGACGGTGGTGCAGGCGTCGGACGCGAAGTGGAAGATCGCGGCCTACCACCACGGCCCCTACCTGGGTCGACGCAACCACCCGTCGAACTACCGGGAGATCACCAACGCGTTCGACCAGGCCGGAATCGATCTGTCGATCTCCGGGCACGACGGCATGTACCTGCGTACCCACCCGATGAAGGACGACCTGGTCGTCGGGGCGGGCAAGGGCACGACGTACATCACCGGCGCCGCGGCCGGCGACGGGCAGGGCTACACGTGGAACCCGCAGATCGCGGGTGACTACACCGCGGTCTACAAGGACAACCAGGAAGCCAGCTACCAGACGGTCTCGGTGTCGGCGGAGCGGATCGCGATCACCTCCACCAGCCGCGACCCCCAGACCGGCGCCTACAGCGTCAACGACACCGTCGAGATCACCCAATCCCTGTCCTCCTCGCTGGCGGACTGGGTGCCGCCGGCCTCGCCCGAGCCCGTGCTCGACAAGGACTTCCCGCCCCTGGTCGAGGGCACCTACCAGATCAGCACACCCGAGCAGTTGCGGTACGTGAGCAACAACTTCGGCGACGGGTTCGGGCAGCTGCCGCTCGACGGTCGCTACGCGCTGACCCGGGACATCGATCTGCAGCAGCTGCGCGGGTTCCGCCCGCTGGGGCTGCCGGCCGGCAACGCCGGCGACGCCGGCCCGGGCTTCACCGGAACCTTCGACGGCGCGGGCCACTCGATCACCGGTCTCAACCTCGGATACGACCAGGGTTGGGAGCTCGACGGCAAGCCCTCGCCCAGCGGGTTCGTGGGCCGGCTCGGCGCGGGCGGCGTGGTCCGCGACCTGGGACTCGGCGACGTCAGCTTCCGTGACACCGAGGGTCCGGTCGGCGGCGTCGCCGGCGTGGTCACGGGCGGCACCCTGGAACGGGTCTTCGTCGCCGGCAGCGTCGACGGCGCCCAGGACACCGCGGGCGGCCTGATCGGCGTGCTCGACGGCGGCTCGGTGACCGACTCGTACGCGACGGTGAACCTGGACGGCAAAGCCACCACGGCAGGCCTGGTCGGTGAGATCACCGGCGCGTCGACCGTCGCGCGCAGTCTCGCGGTCGGCGCGGTGATCACCACCGGGAACGCCGGCGGTGCGGTCGGCGACGTACGGTCCGCCGATGCCGTGCTCAGCGGCATCGTCGCGGCGAACCGGGCGGTCACCGGATCGACGGCCGGCATGCTGTTCGCCACCGCGGTCGCCGAGGCGCGTGTAACCGGCAACGTCGGGTGGGCCGACGTGCCGCTGACCGGCACGAAGGCCGAGCAGCGTGGCATCCGGGAGCTCACCCAGGGCGAACTCACCGTCCGGAACACCTACCAGGGTCTCGGCTGGGACTTCGACACGGTGTGGGCGTGGCAGCCGGCCACCAGCTCCGCCGTCGCCTACCCGTATCTCGCCGGCCTGTCCGGTCAGGTCAACACGCTGCCCTTCACCAGCAAGGCGGCACTGGCGGGTCTGTTGGCCACCGTGACGGGGGAGAACGCCCCGAACCCGGCCGGGTACACGCCGTACAGCCTGCAGTTTCTGACGGCGGCCATCGACGCCGCCGGCGTCGTGCTGAACGACCCGTACGTGTCGCAGACCAGGGTCGACGCGGCCGTCGCGGACCTCACCACGGCCATCAGGTTCCTCAACCCGATCGCGGCGCAGAAGCAGTTCCGGGCCGCGAGCATCGCGGAGCTCCGCTTCCGCATCGCCGAGATCGGCAGCGGCGAGGACACGATCTGGATCACCGGGGACATCGTCGCCGACGACAGGGGAGGAGCGATCCAGGTCGATGCCGGCAAGATCCGCCTGGCGGCGGACGAGCCGACCACGCTCACCGCGGTGGGCAACGTCTACTTCAACGTGGACGGTGCCGAGCTGACGATCGGTCCGAAGCTGACGGTCGTGCAGGGCACCGACAGCACCGCGCTGGCGGCGTTCTTCATGCTGCGCGGCAACGCCCACCTGGCGGTCCAGGACGCGACGGTCCGGTCGGACGCCACGATGTCGGGCTCGCAGGGCGTCATCGTCATCGAGGGCTCCGGCCCGACCGTCACGATCGACCG is a window from the Polymorphospora rubra genome containing:
- a CDS encoding MMPL family transporter, which gives rise to MAWQLFRLGRWSFRHRWTVTGIWVLLLLVVALGAATLSGKTNDSFELSGIESTQAFDLIRDRDPTAAPEGATARVVFQAPNGESLADPANQQAVADALEALRTGGVVSILDPFAAGTITEDGRTGYASVSYARSAVDLSQADREALEAARDVAEEAGLTATIGGDVLGVEIGGAMAELIGIAIAFVVLALTLGSLVAAGMPLLTALVGVGIGITAIATLSGFVELGTTTPALGTMLGLAVGIDYALFILSRYQAEVRAGRPLEEAAGRAVGTAGSAVVFAGLTVVIALVGLAVCGIGFLTEMGLGAAFTVALAVLIALTLLPALLGFAGTRVTKRRPRVGSRHTATDAEPNPGEPRTLGRRWVEGLARFRWPALVAGIAAAALAAIPVASLQLALPDDSTKPAGSDVRVAYELIDEHFGAGANGPLLVVIDTREAPDPAAAVATATERLQTLATRNDSNIVAVIPAVTSDSPQARQAYLQQLDTVQFATLTVIPHSGPAEQSTKDLVADIRDTLSDLPDHGGARALVTGVTAIGVDISNELTEVFPLYLAVVVGLAFLLLIAVFRSIWVPVKAAVGFLFSVGASLGATVAVFQWGWLNELVGLDATGPVLFLLPILLTGILFGLAMDYEVFLVTRMREAYVHGTPARQAVIDGFTHSARVVAAAALIMVGVFAGFTLTDDIILKTIGFALAIGVLVDAFLVRMLIVPATMFILGRRIWWMPRWMSKIVPTLDVEGEALAKHLAPR
- a CDS encoding phosphotransferase family protein gives rise to the protein MSRPEPTAAMLAWATRQLAEQATVAVVKGLREGGNPWLLRIRHDGRTSEAVLKVADRDDPAGFATEIAALRVAEEHRVGAPTILGSDSGESGTGTRTVLETVVPGSSTIPVEPTPRRLRALGAAAAALYDVPAVPSPDLPVRTRPIPASDFARQRRLGRDHTTPLLQSADAHVNRLPIPTGRQVLVHGDLWQGNMLWAGDTLTGIVDWDMAGVGHNGIDLCSLRLDAALMFGRGAAEQVLAGWERATGESARDVAFWDAITALNMPGDLAVFAPAIHDQGRRDLTADTLNRRRDAFLRRALDRLPEP
- a CDS encoding purple acid phosphatase family protein — its product is MAISMAVALTATALVARPHAAAAETPLPATEIPSQISMLYGPEGSGPVSMRFAWVTDPDVTRSVVEYATKASYDATGRLDQRVEGRWERADINVTTSQPINGHKVEVEGLAPGTEYVYRVGDGGSLVSEVASFTTRETNVEEFSFHWYTDPQMNDYEGYVETLVPAMDRAFAEVPDPAFMLFTGDQVNNSYKSEQWDGFFKALEPRTASTPTYFTIGNHEYEGNPGDGYLDWESPDPYFTNFAARTNVPANGPAYFGAAGGRPTAVGEVAKTLRDTAYYFEHGDALFVVLNQFDQLTLSELRPQLDWLKTVVQASDAKWKIAAYHHGPYLGRRNHPSNYREITNAFDQAGIDLSISGHDGMYLRTHPMKDDLVVGAGKGTTYITGAAAGDGQGYTWNPQIAGDYTAVYKDNQEASYQTVSVSAERIAITSTSRDPQTGAYSVNDTVEITQSLSSSLADWVPPASPEPVLDKDFPPLVEGTYQISTPEQLRYVSNNFGDGFGQLPLDGRYALTRDIDLQQLRGFRPLGLPAGNAGDAGPGFTGTFDGAGHSITGLNLGYDQGWELDGKPSPSGFVGRLGAGGVVRDLGLGDVSFRDTEGPVGGVAGVVTGGTLERVFVAGSVDGAQDTAGGLIGVLDGGSVTDSYATVNLDGKATTAGLVGEITGASTVARSLAVGAVITTGNAGGAVGDVRSADAVLSGIVAANRAVTGSTAGMLFATAVAEARVTGNVGWADVPLTGTKAEQRGIRELTQGELTVRNTYQGLGWDFDTVWAWQPATSSAVAYPYLAGLSGQVNTLPFTSKAALAGLLATVTGENAPNPAGYTPYSLQFLTAAIDAAGVVLNDPYVSQTRVDAAVADLTTAIRFLNPIAAQKQFRAASIAELRFRIAEIGSGEDTIWITGDIVADDRGGAIQVDAGKIRLAADEPTTLTAVGNVYFNVDGAELTIGPKLTVVQGTDSTALAAFFMLRGNAHLAVQDATVRSDATMSGSQGVIVIEGSGPTVTIDRSTVSGKGARTTYAYNAGPLFTITDSTVTNTNTALYRGDYVLNGTTVITGSTGGGAAIHDFRDSEVAGTVADKVVTLTKAGTGPAVADPTYTITYVVTGPGAAAPVDLQGAVAYTEPIALPEGGTVWAALTHAGRHGIVRSIVVEGPGGPVDPAPDCRTAQEQAKTAAKAVDKAAKDVQKAETKLLDAEVKFEKSLAAGKPAQAIKQDEAKVAKAKVQLEEANATLATAESAHAAAVAQVAAACR
- a CDS encoding TetR/AcrR family transcriptional regulator: MTDQAPRGTRPTRPEGSPKRGPYSKGLARRQQIIDEVLTVYDRLGFEGTSLRAIGEAIGVTHPVLKHHFGTREQLFIEVLREHDRRFLDAPSEDDDTFVDLIHRSTEHSMRVPGLMALLNSMVAHALEAGNDHSRAHFSERYADLRRTIVSLLEEGRAAGSVRSDIPLDEAASLVLAAADGLSTQWLLDGSADLKSGLLLLQRLLEPPGREVGRTDA
- a CDS encoding MerR family transcriptional regulator; its protein translation is MEEHLTVGRVAELADVTVRTLHHYDEIGLLQPSTRTAAGHRAYSADDVERLREVLAYRRLGFGLREIADLVDDPATDAVAHLRRLRGLLLDQRDRAAAMVTAIDRELEARAMGLRTTPEEQLRVFGAQLYDAIGSAYPATRRTEPRIAARIWDALGDARTVLNVGAGTGSYEPPDRDVTAVEPSAVMRAQRPAGAAPCVAAAAENLPFEDGSFDAAMAVSTVHHWPDPVAGLREMRRVARRVVVFTYDADDTGWRQRFWLTRDYLPEFANLLVGWPSLAELTRAIGGRAEPVLIPWDCADGFFEAYWRRPEAYLDEHVRRAVSVWTRVGPEAEQRAVTRLHADLSSGRWADRNRDLVALDAAELGLRLLVA